One Mobula hypostoma chromosome X2, sMobHyp1.1, whole genome shotgun sequence genomic window carries:
- the stt3a gene encoding dolichyl-diphosphooligosaccharide--protein glycosyltransferase subunit STT3A: protein MTKLGFLRLSYEKQDTLLKLLILSMAAVLSFSTRLFSVLRFESVIHEFDPYFNYRTTRFLTEEGFYKFHNWFDDRAWYPLGRIIGGTIYPGLMITSAALYHVLHFFHITVDIRNVCVFLAPLFSSFTTIVTYHLTKELKDAGAGLLAAAMIAVVPGYISRSVAGSYDNEGIAIFCMLLTYYTWIKAVKTGSIYWSAICAIAYFYMVSSWGGYVFLINLIPLHVLILMLTGRFSHRIYVAYCTVYSLGTILSMQISFVGFQPVQSSEHMAALGVFGLCQIHAFVDYLRSKLNPQQFEILFKSVISLVGLVVLSAGTVLMLTGKISPWTGRFYSLLDPSYAKNNIPIIASVSEHQPTTWSSYYFDLQLLVFMFPVGLYYCFNHLSDARIFIIMYGVTSMYFSAVMVRLMLVLAPVMCILSGIGVSQVLSTYIKNLDISRPDKKLKKQQDSTYPIKNEVASGMVLVMTFFLITYTFHSTWVTSEAYSSPSIVLSARGGDGSRIIFDDFREAYYWLRHNTPEDAKVMSWWDYGYQITAMANRTILVDNNTWNNTHISRVGQAMASPEEKAYEIMRELDVSYVLVIFGGLTGYSSDDINKFLWMVRIGGSTDTGRHIKEHDYYTPTGEFRVDREGSPILLNCLMYKMCYYRFGQVYTEAKRPPGYDRVRNAEIGNKDFELDVLEEAYTTEHWLVRIYKVKDLDNRGLSRT, encoded by the exons CATTCTCCACCAGGTTATTTTCCGTACTGAGGTTTGAGAGTGTGATCCACGAATTTGATCC GTACTTCAATTATCGCACCACTCGCTTCCTCACTGAAGAGGGTTTCTACAAGTTCCATAATTGGTTTGATGATCGAGCATGGTATCCACTGGGCAGGATTATCGGAGGAACAATATATCCAG gtCTTATGATCACATCTGCTGCTCTCTACCATGTGCTGCACTTCTTCCATATCACGGTTGACATCAGGAATGTCTGCGTTTTTCTGGCTCCTCTCTTCTCGTCCTTCACCACTATTGTCACTTACCATTTAACAAAGGAACTGAAG GATGCTGGTGCTGGCTTGTTAGCTGCAGCTATGATTGCTGTAGTTCCTGGTTACATCTCTCGGTCAGTAGCTGGCTCCTATGATAATGAAG GGATTGCTATCTTCTGCATGTTACTCACATACTACACTTGGATTAAGGCTGTGAAAACTGGCTCCATCTACTGGTCTGCTATTTGTGCAATCGCCTACTTCTACATG GTTTCCTCTTGGGGAGGTTATGTTTTCCTGATTAATCTGATCCCACTTCATGTACTTATCCTCATGTTGACTGGTCGATTTTCTCACCGGATCTATGTTGCGTACTGTACAGTATACAGCCTGGGGACTATCCTCTCCATGCAGATTTCTTTTGTGGGATTCCAG CCCGTCCAATCTTCGGAACATATGGCAGCCTTGGGTGTCTTTGGCCTGTGCCAAATCCATGCCTTTGTTGACTATCTACGCAGCAAGTTGAATCCACAACAATTTGAGATCCTTTTCAAGAGTGTCATCTCTCTGGTGGGATTGGTTGTTTTGTCTGCAGGAACCGTACTGATGCTTACAG GCAAGATCTCCCCGTGGACTGGCCGTTTCTACTCTTTACTAGATCCTTCCTATGCAAAGAACAACATTCCCATTATTGCCTCTGTCTCTGAGCATCAGCCCACCACCTGGTCTTCATATTATTTTGACCTGCAACTCCTTGTCTTCATGTTCCCAG TTGGTTTGTACTATTGTTTCAACCACCTGTCAGATGCTAGGATTTTCATCATCATGTATGGAGTCACTAGTATGTACTTCTCAGCTGTGATG GTTCGGCTTATGTTGGTTCTGGCCCCGGTGATGTGTATTCTATCGGGAATTGGTGTCTCTCAAGTCCTGTCGACTTACATTAAGAATTTGGATATCAGCCGTCCAGATAAGAAATTGAAGAAGCAGCAGGATTCTACTTATCCAATCAAGAATGAG GTTGCAAGTGGAATGGTGCTTGTGATGACCTTCTTCCTAATTACCTACACCTTTCATTCGACCTGGGTGACCAGTGAGGCGTACTCATCCCCCTCCATCGTTCTGTCTGCTCGTGGAGGTGACGGAAGCAGGATAATCTTTGATGACTTCAGGGAGGCTTACTACTGGCTCAGGCACAATACTCCGGAG GATGCCAAGGTGATGTCGTGGTGGGATTATGGTTATCAAATCACAGCAATGGCCAATCGAACCATCCTGGTAGACAACAATACCTGGAATAACACTCACATCTCCAGAGTTGGGCAG GCGATGGcttctccagaggagaaggcctaTGAGATCATGAGGGAGCTGGATGTAAGCTATGTTCTGGTCATTTTTGGAGGCCTCACGGGATATTCATCTGATG ATATAAACAAGTTCCTGTGGATGGTGAGAATTGGAGGCAGCACAGACACGGGCAGGCACATTAAGGAACACGATTACTACACCCCGACAGGAGAGTTCCGTGTGGATAGGGAGGGCTCTCCTATCCTGCTCAACTGTCTGATGTACAAAATGTGTTACTATCGTTTTGGTCAAGTCTACACAGAAGCAA AACGCCCACCTGGATATGACAGAGTGAGGAATGCTGAGATTGGCAACAAAGACTTTGAGCTTGATGTTCTGGAAGAGGCATACACTACGGAGCACTGGCTGGTCCGTATATACAAG GTGAAAGATTTGGATAATCGCGGTCTCTCAAGAACATAA